The following are from one region of the Anaeropeptidivorans aminofermentans genome:
- a CDS encoding chemotaxis protein CheW: protein MDEIRDNNLAVYDEDNDTTRNKFLTMEIGQELFGLEIAMVKEIISVPAITKVPKTPEYIKGIINLRGDIVPVVDIRSRFKIEERAYDDATCIVVIEQEGFNVGIIVDNVKDVKYIKNENITSPPSAKLNHTNKYIKNIGRDSNKVILILDTEKLLYEAQPE from the coding sequence ATGGATGAGATAAGAGACAATAATTTAGCTGTATATGATGAAGATAACGACACCACCAGAAATAAATTTCTTACAATGGAAATAGGGCAGGAACTTTTCGGCCTTGAAATTGCCATGGTTAAGGAAATTATAAGTGTACCGGCAATTACAAAGGTTCCTAAAACCCCTGAATATATTAAAGGCATTATAAACTTAAGAGGAGATATTGTTCCCGTTGTAGATATCAGGAGCAGGTTTAAAATCGAAGAAAGAGCCTATGACGACGCTACCTGTATTGTAGTTATTGAACAGGAAGGCTTTAATGTTGGCATTATCGTAGATAATGTAAAAGACGTAAAATATATTAAAAACGAAAACATTACAAGCCCGCCTTCCGCTAAGCTAAACCATACAAATAAATATATAAAAAATATAGGCAGAGATTCCAATAAAGTTATTTTAATTCTTGACACGGAAAAGCTTCTATATGAAGCTCAGCCGGAATAA
- a CDS encoding CheB methylesterase domain-containing protein: MENTTNVIIVSEGRPLNTLSSYLSEKSEYKVMIAPRSAEEMNKLVSSLKKAVVIIDYYEEYKAYLLELLTRLKKHGFKYIMICASVKEGFGFLSQGIDEIITRPKDLTQAEKKAFFTIMEMKIEKLVQDYSKDKRAIKNKYMTPINKIIAIGSSTGGTDCIEKILKMLPEDTPPVLIVQHMPPVFTELFSQRLNTSCKMTVLEAIDGDALENGKVLIAPGDKQMRLEYKNGRYFVSCKKEGQYGGHEPSVDVLFNSVAEHAGKKAIGVILTGMGKDGAQGLLKMRETGAFTIGQDEASSIVYGMPKAAYDIGAVMTQGDPYKIARLIMEH, encoded by the coding sequence ATGGAAAATACTACTAACGTTATTATTGTCTCAGAGGGAAGGCCTCTTAACACATTAAGCTCATATTTATCCGAAAAAAGCGAATACAAGGTTATGATTGCCCCCAGGAGTGCTGAGGAAATGAATAAGCTTGTATCTTCATTAAAAAAAGCTGTTGTTATTATAGACTATTATGAAGAGTATAAAGCATATTTATTAGAGCTTCTTACAAGGTTAAAAAAGCATGGCTTCAAATATATCATGATATGCGCAAGTGTAAAAGAGGGATTTGGCTTTTTAAGCCAGGGAATCGATGAGATCATAACCAGACCTAAGGATTTAACCCAAGCGGAGAAAAAGGCTTTTTTTACCATCATGGAAATGAAAATAGAAAAGCTTGTTCAAGATTATTCCAAAGACAAAAGAGCCATAAAGAATAAGTATATGACGCCTATCAATAAGATTATTGCCATAGGTTCATCAACCGGCGGAACAGACTGTATAGAAAAAATACTCAAAATGCTTCCGGAAGATACGCCGCCTGTGCTTATCGTGCAGCATATGCCGCCTGTATTTACGGAGCTTTTTTCCCAAAGGCTTAATACCTCCTGTAAAATGACTGTGCTTGAGGCCATAGACGGAGATGCTCTTGAAAACGGAAAAGTTCTCATAGCCCCGGGAGATAAGCAGATGCGTTTGGAATATAAAAACGGAAGATACTTTGTATCCTGCAAGAAAGAAGGCCAATACGGCGGCCACGAACCTTCTGTAGACGTTTTATTTAACTCTGTGGCGGAGCATGCAGGAAAGAAGGCCATAGGTGTTATACTTACCGGAATGGGCAAGGACGGGGCTCAGGGCCTCTTAAAAATGAGAGAAACCGGGGCCTTTACCATAGGCCAGGACGAAGCATCTTCTATTGTTTACGGAATGCCCAAAGCCGCCTACGATATAGGGGCTGTAATGACCCAAGGAGATCCCTATAAAATCGCAAGGCTTATTATGGAGCATTAA
- a CDS encoding ABC transporter substrate-binding protein: protein MKYLKKMIITTLCTASLFSMAACGTTPGEGKNEPPAAPQASEAKPAESAKPVEAAPQLSEEEAWKTEDAYGKELSYFYDGGNCTSAPYFADVLGYFEEAGLNMKGFSSNSYTEALGTNATQLAAGHISTMLVPATNGVDLSFVAGAHIGCKSLYVLTDSEYNSTADLKGLKISAPNGIGASDYNILARFFDKDGINPLTEVDLVQVETSACVTAMQNGDIAGALLSDTYAYKMVQDGLIRSVRSLLDDDFLNEPCCIIAMNATFVKENPITSKKITEAVKKAGEWMRNNPEEAVQRLLDDSKISGDFDMNVELWKTLEFGLKDDFTEKGLSQIVEDYIKLGLLTAYDDPNEVMSFVWTPTAPETK from the coding sequence ATGAAATACTTAAAGAAAATGATAATTACAACTCTTTGCACCGCATCTTTATTCTCCATGGCAGCTTGCGGCACTACTCCGGGAGAAGGAAAAAATGAACCTCCGGCAGCTCCGCAAGCATCAGAAGCAAAGCCAGCCGAAAGTGCAAAGCCTGTAGAGGCAGCACCCCAGCTGAGCGAAGAAGAAGCATGGAAAACGGAAGATGCTTACGGCAAAGAATTAAGTTATTTTTATGACGGAGGCAATTGTACATCTGCACCTTATTTTGCCGATGTATTAGGCTATTTTGAAGAAGCAGGCCTTAATATGAAAGGCTTTAGCAGCAACTCCTATACAGAAGCATTAGGAACAAATGCGACCCAGCTTGCCGCAGGCCACATTTCCACTATGCTTGTACCTGCTACAAATGGTGTTGACTTATCTTTTGTTGCAGGGGCCCATATCGGCTGTAAAAGTCTTTATGTTCTTACAGACAGCGAGTATAATTCCACAGCTGATTTAAAAGGATTAAAAATTTCTGCCCCCAACGGCATCGGTGCAAGCGATTATAATATTTTGGCACGTTTCTTCGATAAAGACGGTATAAACCCTCTTACAGAGGTTGATTTGGTTCAGGTAGAAACAAGCGCCTGTGTAACAGCAATGCAAAATGGGGATATTGCAGGAGCGCTTTTATCAGATACATACGCCTATAAAATGGTACAAGACGGCTTGATTAGATCTGTTCGCTCTTTACTTGATGATGATTTCTTAAATGAGCCATGCTGCATTATTGCTATGAATGCAACATTTGTTAAAGAAAATCCGATTACTTCTAAAAAAATTACGGAAGCTGTCAAAAAAGCCGGTGAATGGATGAGAAATAATCCTGAAGAAGCCGTTCAGAGGCTTTTAGACGACAGTAAAATCAGCGGTGACTTTGATATGAACGTAGAATTATGGAAAACTTTAGAATTTGGCCTTAAAGATGACTTTACTGAAAAGGGTTTAAGCCAGATTGTAGAAGATTACATAAAGCTGGGCTTACTTACAGCTTATGACGATCCAAATGAAGTAATGTCTTTCGTTTGGACGCCTACGGCACCGGAGACAAAATAA
- a CDS encoding ABC transporter ATP-binding protein, which yields MEEVFVSLKMEGVSKSFARIENNDITNALDKTDLELHNNEFISIVGASGCGKSTILRLIAGLIVPTEGRITVNGEEVTKPDPNRGMVFQKPTLFPWLTVEKNIAFSLKMQKKYEKNKDQVERMLNLIGLEDFKKDYPAQLSGGMAQRVALVRSLINEPDILLLDEPLGALDAFTRMNMQDEILNMWKKKKQLVIMVTHDVEEAIYMGTKVLVMEPRPGRIRVEIPIALDYPRDRGSASFMAYRNNILDMLGDNFKK from the coding sequence ATGGAAGAAGTCTTTGTCTCTCTTAAAATGGAAGGCGTATCTAAAAGCTTTGCCCGTATAGAAAATAACGATATTACAAACGCTTTGGATAAAACTGATTTAGAACTTCATAATAATGAATTTATAAGCATCGTCGGCGCCTCCGGCTGCGGCAAATCAACTATCTTGCGCTTGATTGCAGGCCTTATCGTGCCGACAGAAGGACGTATTACAGTAAACGGAGAAGAAGTAACAAAGCCTGATCCCAACCGGGGAATGGTTTTTCAAAAGCCTACTTTATTTCCGTGGCTTACCGTCGAAAAGAATATAGCCTTCAGTTTAAAAATGCAGAAAAAATATGAAAAAAATAAGGATCAGGTAGAACGAATGTTAAATCTCATTGGCTTAGAGGATTTCAAAAAAGACTATCCTGCACAGCTTTCCGGCGGTATGGCTCAAAGAGTAGCCTTAGTGCGTTCTCTCATAAATGAGCCGGATATTCTGCTGCTGGATGAGCCTTTAGGCGCTCTTGATGCTTTTACCCGTATGAATATGCAAGACGAAATTTTAAACATGTGGAAGAAAAAGAAGCAATTGGTTATTATGGTTACCCATGATGTAGAGGAAGCTATTTATATGGGGACAAAAGTGCTGGTTATGGAACCTCGGCCAGGACGGATACGGGTTGAAATTCCCATCGCCTTAGATTATCCCCGTGACAGAGGAAGCGCATCCTTTATGGCCTATAGAAATAATATTTTAGACATGCTCGGTGATAATTTTAAAAAATAA